cattCGAAATCTGATCAGCAACCATCAACAGATCAGCATGATGCACCAGCAACGATGGACATATTAGGGTATGGATAAACAAGTCATGACAGCCGAAGTAACAAATATTTTGCCAAACAAAGCTCTTCTAATGTCCTTCAGCTATGGTACAGGACCAAAGCCTCACAAGTTCTTTTTAGGCTTCTTTTTCATGTACTCTAGATATAGAGCCCACCAAAGGCACAATTTTCAGAGGCTGCAACAACTCCTAAGCTttaggcaggcaggcagcctCCAGTCTGGTGGAGCATGGCATCAATCTCGTCGCCATCTTCCATTTCAAGCTTAAAACAAACCGTTTGCAGTGGTCATCAGTAATGGATTTGTTAGGGAGATATGCTGATTGAGTATGAAGAGAAGGTTCAACACTTACCTCGTCAGGAGTCTGCTCGCCGCGGAGCCTACGACCATCAAACAGGAATGCAATAGCATTCATATCCACAGACTGACGGTCACAGTAGGCATTCATCAGCTTCTTCAGCTGGGTAGATCTCTTGATGCGGAAAAAGACCTCGTTGCCATCCTACAGAACAACAGGAATGCACACAGCATGATGAGGAAACGATGGAAAATACAATCAGAAACAGAAGGTATCTCAATTGACGGGTTACTACTTCTACAGTGAAGTGACATTGGTAATGAAAAAAAGCATTCAATCGTGTTATACACTCTAATGTAATCGAATTGCACAGCATTTTCTAATTGAATGCCTATTTAATTACCTATAAGGGCTACCAATGAGAGTAATAACCATTCAATCACCACAGTTAACCGAAGTCAGAACCCTGACTAACCCCATAGGTGTTCTTTTTACTACAAGTTATTATACCATCTTTAAATATGGCAGACGGATGCTAATTGGCAGGATCTAGCAGATTAAATGAGAAATAGTAACcacatttttcatcatggCTGCTGAAAAGTtagcatttatatgaaaaaaaaaacaaattttttgaatctCATCAGGTTGCTGGCATAAAAATTGAGTTTTCATGTGTATATACACTAGCACTGCTATTC
This is a stretch of genomic DNA from Oryza brachyantha chromosome 1, ObraRS2, whole genome shotgun sequence. It encodes these proteins:
- the LOC102703738 gene encoding small ubiquitin-related modifier 1: MSAAGEEDKKPAGEGGGAHINLKVKGQDGNEVFFRIKRSTQLKKLMNAYCDRQSVDMNAIAFLFDGRRLRGEQTPDELEMEDGDEIDAMLHQTGGCLPA